Proteins encoded by one window of Streptomyces sp. NBC_01477:
- a CDS encoding AAA family ATPase — translation MPERVVADVSPSQPDPRQDPWREGADAGSGHGAPARDALRLLGERKALLVHGPAGIGKSTLLAGVAAAALERGTAVLRCSPAPEDAALPYLGLIDLFARVPGEVVAALPAGPRTALLTALLHRPGPGGRPDALAVRVAVLDALRRLAGTAPVLLVVDGVQWLDEPSADVLAFVGRRIDDAGIRIAVAERVAEGRRPEYTHWCPPGAAELAVPPLADDDMVRVLLAAGIVLPLPVLRAVLRTAGGNPFYAAELGRSAARAGLPAESGGLLPVPAELRSLVLAPVAALSPAARYALLVACAAARPTLPLLRAAGVAEPAAALDEAERAGVAAADAEQSVRIRHPVVRAALYGDATDAERRRVHERLAAAVAEPAEAARHAALAHPEEDAGTAAALMAAARAARRRGEPDAAVELAGLAVRRTPQARPRERDERLLEAGDFACDAGRWEESGRAARTVLARSDSARHRVRARLVLLRGAGQALRDHAELIEDGLRDAAGAPELEAALYHWAALRGLLTGALAEAAGHARHSARCAAQAGDGGARIAALSTLARVLSLAGETAGAADALAQAVEIAGGGPRSWGLIRMRAVLALDSDRVEDARRELAELLPAAGESDGVESTVATLVALTRAHVRAGACREALRTAARCTRVAAAAGMESAPALYAAALAQTFGGTADEARRLAVRAVRASEADGDQLFLLRALAALGQAGLFSGDRMQVAEAVESLRQVARIGDRMGAADPPLLGWHADLAEALVGLGETAAAGEVLREARGHAGRMPGSVLASLERAEGLREAADGRPKEGVALLRSSAERLRPLNLPVDLVRTLTALGTVERRARHRSTARALLSEARLLAERAGAVPLAERAAAELARVDGTVDGAGVTELTPAEARIAELVRVGATNREVAAELFISVKTVEGTLSRLYRRFGVRSRTALAYALASVPRVPRETHP, via the coding sequence GTGCCGGAGCGAGTCGTCGCCGACGTATCGCCGAGCCAGCCGGACCCGCGGCAGGACCCGTGGCGGGAGGGGGCGGACGCCGGGTCCGGGCACGGGGCGCCGGCGCGGGACGCGCTGCGGCTGCTGGGGGAGCGCAAGGCGCTGCTGGTCCACGGGCCGGCCGGTATCGGCAAGTCGACCCTGCTGGCCGGGGTGGCGGCTGCCGCACTGGAGCGCGGCACCGCCGTCCTGCGCTGCTCGCCCGCGCCCGAGGACGCCGCGCTGCCCTACCTCGGGCTGATCGACCTCTTCGCCCGGGTGCCCGGCGAGGTGGTCGCCGCCCTTCCGGCCGGGCCGCGCACCGCGCTGCTGACCGCGCTGCTGCACCGCCCGGGACCGGGCGGCAGGCCCGACGCCCTCGCGGTGCGCGTCGCCGTGCTCGACGCGCTGCGCCGGCTGGCCGGGACCGCGCCGGTGCTGCTGGTCGTCGACGGCGTCCAGTGGCTGGACGAACCCAGCGCCGACGTCCTGGCCTTCGTGGGCAGGCGGATCGACGACGCCGGCATCCGGATCGCCGTCGCGGAGCGGGTGGCCGAGGGGCGGCGCCCCGAGTACACCCACTGGTGCCCGCCCGGCGCCGCCGAGCTGGCCGTGCCGCCGCTGGCCGACGACGACATGGTCCGCGTGCTGCTCGCCGCCGGGATCGTCCTGCCGCTGCCCGTCCTGCGGGCCGTCCTGCGCACGGCGGGCGGAAACCCCTTCTACGCCGCCGAGTTGGGCCGGTCCGCGGCGCGGGCGGGGCTGCCAGCGGAGAGCGGCGGCCTCCTGCCGGTGCCCGCGGAGCTGCGCTCCCTGGTCCTGGCGCCGGTCGCCGCCCTCTCGCCGGCCGCCCGGTACGCCCTGCTCGTCGCGTGCGCCGCCGCCCGGCCGACCCTGCCGCTGCTGCGGGCCGCGGGTGTGGCCGAGCCGGCCGCCGCGCTGGACGAGGCCGAGCGGGCCGGAGTGGCCGCGGCGGACGCCGAGCAGTCGGTACGCATCCGGCACCCCGTGGTGCGCGCGGCGCTCTACGGCGACGCCACCGACGCCGAACGCCGCCGCGTGCACGAGCGGTTGGCCGCCGCCGTGGCCGAACCCGCCGAGGCCGCACGCCACGCCGCCCTCGCCCACCCGGAGGAGGACGCGGGCACCGCCGCCGCCCTGATGGCCGCCGCCCGTGCGGCCCGCCGCCGCGGCGAGCCGGACGCCGCCGTCGAACTCGCCGGACTCGCCGTCCGCAGGACCCCGCAGGCCCGCCCGCGCGAACGCGACGAACGCCTGCTGGAGGCGGGCGACTTCGCCTGCGACGCCGGCCGCTGGGAGGAGTCCGGGCGGGCCGCCCGCACGGTGCTCGCCCGCTCCGACTCGGCCCGGCACCGGGTCCGCGCCCGGCTGGTGCTGCTGCGCGGCGCGGGCCAGGCGCTGCGCGACCACGCCGAACTCATCGAGGACGGGCTGCGCGACGCGGCCGGCGCCCCCGAACTGGAGGCGGCGCTCTACCACTGGGCGGCGCTGCGCGGCCTGCTGACCGGCGCGCTGGCGGAAGCGGCCGGGCACGCCCGGCACTCCGCCCGGTGCGCGGCGCAGGCCGGGGACGGCGGGGCGCGGATCGCCGCGCTGTCCACGCTGGCCCGGGTGCTGTCGCTGGCCGGGGAGACCGCGGGCGCCGCCGACGCCCTGGCGCAGGCCGTGGAGATCGCGGGCGGCGGCCCGCGGAGCTGGGGCCTGATCCGGATGCGCGCGGTGCTCGCCCTGGACTCCGACCGGGTCGAGGACGCCCGCCGCGAACTGGCCGAACTCCTGCCCGCCGCAGGGGAGTCGGACGGTGTCGAGTCGACCGTGGCCACCTTGGTGGCGCTCACCCGCGCCCATGTGCGGGCCGGCGCCTGCCGCGAGGCGCTGCGCACCGCGGCCCGCTGCACGCGGGTCGCCGCGGCGGCGGGCATGGAGTCGGCGCCCGCGCTCTACGCCGCTGCCCTCGCCCAGACCTTCGGCGGCACCGCGGACGAGGCGCGGCGGCTGGCCGTACGGGCCGTACGCGCCTCGGAGGCGGACGGCGACCAGCTCTTCCTGCTGCGGGCGCTCGCGGCGCTCGGCCAGGCGGGCCTTTTCAGCGGCGACCGCATGCAGGTGGCCGAAGCGGTCGAGTCGCTGCGCCAGGTGGCGCGGATCGGGGACCGGATGGGCGCGGCCGACCCCCCGCTGCTGGGCTGGCACGCCGACCTCGCGGAGGCGCTGGTGGGCCTCGGCGAGACCGCCGCCGCCGGCGAGGTGCTGCGGGAGGCCCGCGGGCACGCCGGGCGGATGCCGGGCAGCGTCCTGGCCTCGCTGGAGCGGGCCGAGGGGCTGCGGGAGGCGGCGGACGGCCGCCCCAAGGAGGGCGTGGCCCTGCTGCGGTCCTCGGCGGAGCGGCTGCGCCCGCTGAATCTGCCGGTGGACCTGGTGCGTACGCTCACCGCGCTCGGCACCGTCGAGCGCCGGGCCCGGCACCGCAGCACCGCCCGGGCGCTGCTCTCCGAGGCGCGGCTGCTCGCGGAACGCGCCGGCGCCGTACCGCTCGCCGAACGGGCCGCGGCCGAACTCGCCCGGGTGGACGGGACGGTGGACGGCGCCGGAGTCACGGAACTGACCCCGGCCGAGGCCAGGATCGCCGAACTGGTGCGCGTCGGAGCGACCAACCGCGAGGTCGCCGCCGAGCTGTTCATCAGCGTCAAGACCGTCGAGGGCACCCTGTCGCGGCTCTACCGCAGATTCGGGGTGCGGTCGCGCACGGCGCTGGCCTACGCACTGGCATCCGTGCCCCGGGTCCCGCGCGAAACGCATCCGTAA
- a CDS encoding MetQ/NlpA family ABC transporter substrate-binding protein, with amino-acid sequence MAEPSPSNGTPEPSPDEPQLPSRGSGRRRLTWIVSAAVVVVAALVVTLVLTLSGGSDGSRTIRVGVVDASQPYWKTYAALAKKQLGVTVKFVNFNDYSQPNPALKQKQLDLNEFQHIQYLANYNVTAHDDLQPIGATAVYPLPLYSLKYDKASDLPDGAKVAIPNDAINEARGLLVLQAAGRLTLKDGGSAFSTTADILTHTVDVTALDASQTAGALQNGSVAAAIVNNNYATSAKLPTSRAIFQDDPSSSSAAPYVNIFVARKADVNDSLYLKLAALYHDPSVEKGVQQANGGTAVFRTTSAAGLQAELTTVQQQAEAAKK; translated from the coding sequence ATGGCTGAGCCGTCCCCGTCGAACGGAACCCCGGAGCCGTCGCCCGACGAGCCGCAGCTGCCGTCGCGCGGTTCCGGCCGGCGCCGCCTCACGTGGATCGTGTCGGCCGCGGTGGTCGTCGTCGCCGCGCTGGTGGTCACCCTGGTCCTGACCCTGAGCGGCGGCTCCGACGGGTCCAGAACGATACGCGTCGGCGTCGTCGACGCCTCCCAGCCGTACTGGAAGACGTACGCGGCGCTGGCCAAGAAGCAGCTCGGCGTCACCGTGAAGTTCGTCAACTTCAACGACTACAGCCAGCCCAACCCGGCGCTGAAGCAGAAGCAGCTCGACCTCAACGAATTCCAGCACATCCAGTACCTGGCGAACTACAACGTCACCGCGCACGACGACCTCCAGCCGATCGGCGCCACCGCGGTCTACCCGCTGCCGCTGTACTCGCTGAAGTACGACAAGGCGTCCGACCTGCCGGACGGCGCGAAGGTGGCGATCCCCAACGACGCCATCAACGAGGCGCGCGGCCTGCTGGTGCTCCAGGCCGCCGGCCGGCTCACGCTCAAGGACGGCGGCAGCGCCTTCTCCACCACCGCCGACATCCTCACCCACACAGTCGACGTCACCGCGCTCGACGCCTCGCAGACCGCCGGCGCGCTGCAGAACGGCTCGGTGGCCGCCGCGATCGTCAACAACAACTACGCGACCAGCGCCAAACTGCCCACCTCGCGGGCGATCTTCCAGGACGACCCGTCCAGCTCCAGCGCCGCGCCCTACGTGAACATCTTCGTCGCCCGCAAGGCCGATGTGAACGACTCGCTCTACCTCAAGCTCGCCGCGCTCTACCACGACCCGTCCGTCGAGAAGGGCGTCCAGCAGGCCAACGGCGGCACCGCCGTCTTCCGCACCACCTCGGCCGCCGGCCTCCAGGCCGAGCTGACGACCGTGCAGCAGCAGGCCGAGGCCGCGAAGAAGTAG
- a CDS encoding methionine ABC transporter ATP-binding protein, giving the protein MPADSRPTPVPAPVHVRFDQVGKSFPGKDRKAAPHVALADVSLEIRRGEVFGVIGHSGAGKSTLVRLINGLEVPTAGRVHVGPHELTALSERGRREVRRDIGMIFQQFNLFRSRTVAGNVAYPLKVGGVRQPERDRRVARLLDFVGLLDRAHDHPERLSGGQKQRVGIARALATEPSLLLADEATSALDPETTGEVLALLRRVNRDLGVTIVIITHELDVIRSVADRVAVLDSGRVVETGSVYDVFARPRTEAAARFVGATLRDRPSPETLARLRARHPGRLVTFRLRDQAGFQTRLARTFLDHKVAADIVFGGISELQERPVGSLTFELTGTDGAVDAALTALRTDGVDLVEEEA; this is encoded by the coding sequence ATGCCCGCCGACAGCCGGCCGACCCCCGTGCCCGCACCGGTGCACGTACGCTTCGACCAGGTCGGGAAGTCCTTCCCCGGCAAGGACCGCAAGGCGGCGCCGCATGTGGCGCTCGCCGATGTGAGCCTGGAGATACGCCGCGGCGAGGTGTTCGGCGTCATCGGCCACTCCGGAGCCGGCAAGAGCACCCTGGTGCGGCTGATCAACGGCCTGGAGGTGCCGACCGCGGGCCGCGTCCACGTCGGCCCGCACGAGCTGACGGCGCTCAGCGAGCGCGGGCGGCGCGAGGTGCGGCGCGACATCGGCATGATCTTCCAGCAGTTCAACCTCTTCCGCTCGCGTACGGTCGCGGGCAATGTCGCCTACCCGCTGAAGGTCGGCGGGGTGCGCCAGCCCGAACGCGACCGCCGGGTGGCGCGGCTGCTGGACTTCGTCGGGCTGCTCGACCGCGCCCACGACCACCCGGAACGGCTGTCCGGCGGCCAGAAGCAGCGGGTGGGCATCGCCCGCGCGCTGGCCACCGAGCCCTCGCTGCTGCTGGCGGACGAGGCGACCAGCGCGCTCGACCCGGAGACCACCGGCGAGGTGCTCGCGCTGCTGCGCCGGGTCAACCGCGACCTCGGCGTCACCATCGTCATCATCACCCACGAACTGGACGTCATCCGCTCGGTCGCCGACCGGGTCGCGGTGCTCGACTCGGGCCGGGTGGTCGAGACCGGCAGCGTCTACGACGTCTTCGCCCGGCCGCGGACCGAGGCCGCCGCGCGCTTCGTCGGCGCGACGCTGCGCGACCGCCCGTCGCCGGAGACGCTGGCCCGGCTGCGCGCCCGGCACCCCGGCCGGCTGGTGACCTTCCGGCTGCGCGACCAGGCGGGCTTCCAGACCCGGCTGGCGCGGACCTTCCTGGACCACAAGGTGGCAGCCGACATCGTCTTCGGCGGCATCAGCGAACTCCAGGAGCGCCCGGTCGGCAGCCTGACCTTCGAACTCACCGGTACTGACGGCGCGGTGGACGCCGCGCTCACGGCGCTGCGCACGGACGGCGTCGACCTCGTCGAGGAGGAAGCCTGA
- a CDS encoding ABC transporter permease subunit has protein sequence MHEFLDNLSVYREAIRQTFSIVSVSLVAGGVLGLALGLVLYATRPGSLLGNRAVFLAVNVLVNVVRPVPFVIFITAIQPLMLHTIGTTIGTTAVTFALSLSAAFAISRIVEQNLLTVDPGVVEAARATGARPVGILLTVLIPEALGPLILGYTFVFVAIVDMSAQAGLFGGGGLGDFAITYGSQRYNWPVVYITVATIVVIVQAGQFLGNWLARRALRR, from the coding sequence ATGCACGAGTTCCTGGACAACCTGTCGGTCTACCGGGAGGCGATCCGGCAGACCTTCTCCATCGTCAGCGTCTCCCTGGTGGCCGGCGGCGTGCTGGGCCTGGCCCTCGGGCTGGTGCTGTACGCCACCCGGCCGGGCAGTCTGCTCGGCAACCGGGCGGTCTTCCTGGCCGTCAACGTGCTGGTCAACGTGGTGCGTCCGGTGCCGTTCGTCATCTTCATCACCGCGATCCAGCCGCTGATGCTGCACACCATCGGCACCACGATCGGCACGACCGCGGTCACCTTCGCGCTGTCGCTGTCGGCCGCGTTCGCGATCAGCCGGATCGTGGAGCAGAACCTGCTCACCGTCGACCCCGGGGTGGTGGAGGCCGCCCGCGCGACCGGCGCCCGGCCGGTCGGCATCCTGCTGACGGTGCTGATACCCGAGGCCCTCGGGCCGCTGATCCTCGGCTACACCTTCGTCTTCGTCGCGATCGTCGACATGTCCGCGCAGGCCGGGCTCTTCGGCGGCGGCGGCCTCGGCGACTTCGCGATCACCTACGGCTCGCAGCGCTACAACTGGCCGGTCGTCTACATCACCGTCGCCACGATCGTCGTCATCGTCCAGGCCGGGCAGTTCCTCGGCAACTGGCTGGCCCGCCGCGCCCTGCGCCGCTGA
- a CDS encoding TIGR03564 family F420-dependent LLM class oxidoreductase gives MTVGVALNATGAANQIDATVALARQAAAAGLRSAWFGQTFGADSPQLAAIVGREVPDLQVGTSAIPVFGRHPLLVSSQAQTAQAATHGRYHLGLALGTKLLTEAGFGIPYERPIARLREFLLALRQLTETGAADFHGELLTATTPVPARVPGAEGGVPLLVAAMGPQALRASGELADGILPYLAGPRALAEHIVPAVTAAAKAAGRPAPRIVALVYGVVTDDVDAVREKATEQLAFYEQFPSYARVIGLSGGERAADVAVIGDEATVAAEVRRYRDAGATEVVFSGTEIAGEADQRRTWALLGELARGRS, from the coding sequence ATGACTGTAGGAGTTGCGCTCAACGCGACCGGTGCCGCCAACCAGATCGACGCCACGGTGGCGCTCGCGAGACAGGCCGCCGCCGCGGGGCTGCGGTCCGCGTGGTTCGGGCAGACCTTCGGCGCCGATTCGCCGCAGCTCGCGGCGATCGTCGGCCGCGAGGTGCCGGACCTCCAGGTGGGCACGTCCGCGATCCCGGTCTTCGGGCGCCACCCGCTGCTCGTCTCCAGCCAGGCCCAGACCGCGCAGGCGGCCACGCACGGCCGCTACCACCTCGGGCTCGCGCTCGGCACCAAGCTGCTCACCGAGGCCGGCTTCGGCATCCCTTACGAGCGGCCCATCGCCCGGCTGCGCGAATTCCTGCTCGCACTGCGCCAGTTGACCGAGACCGGCGCTGCCGACTTCCACGGCGAGCTGCTGACCGCGACCACTCCGGTACCCGCGCGGGTGCCGGGCGCCGAGGGCGGGGTGCCGCTGCTCGTCGCCGCCATGGGGCCGCAGGCGCTGCGGGCCAGCGGCGAACTCGCCGACGGGATCCTGCCGTATCTCGCCGGGCCGCGTGCCCTGGCCGAGCACATCGTCCCGGCCGTCACCGCGGCGGCGAAGGCCGCGGGCCGCCCCGCGCCCCGGATCGTGGCGCTCGTGTACGGGGTGGTGACCGACGACGTCGACGCGGTGCGGGAGAAGGCCACCGAGCAGCTCGCCTTCTACGAGCAGTTCCCGTCCTACGCACGGGTCATCGGGCTGTCCGGCGGCGAGCGGGCCGCCGATGTGGCCGTGATCGGCGACGAGGCGACGGTCGCCGCCGAGGTGCGGCGCTACCGGGACGCCGGGGCGACGGAAGTGGTCTTCTCGGGCACGGAGATCGCGGGCGAAGCCGATCAGCGCCGCACCTGGGCCCTGCTGGGGGAACTGGCCCGGGGCCGGTCGTAG
- a CDS encoding S53 family peptidase: MRTSSTPRTSGPLSLRRAGLALTAVTGLVLSGAALAAPSADAAASTTSHRLTTARSCAVASKPGMMACSALKVTSGADSLAPAARSASGVVNPAATPSGYGPADLHSAYALPTTGGSGATIAIVDAQDDPNAESNLATYRSTFGLTPCTTANGCFKKVGQNGTGSLPSPDAGWAEEISLDLDMASAICPQCHILLVEANSASMANLGTSVNTAVSLGAKYVSNSYGGGESSSDTSYDSLYFNHPGVAITVSSGDNGYGVEYPAASRYVTAIGGTTLKRSSTPRGWTETAWSGAGSGCSRYDAKPTWQKDTGCTRRTVADVSAVADPATGVAVYDTYGGDPGWEVFGGTSVSSPIIAAVYALAGTPSAGSYPASFPYAHPSALNDVTSGSNGSCGGSYLCTAGPGYDGPTGLGTPNGVTAFQG; the protein is encoded by the coding sequence TTGCGCACCTCTTCCACCCCCCGTACCAGCGGCCCGCTCTCGTTACGCCGCGCAGGCCTGGCACTCACCGCGGTGACCGGCCTGGTCCTGTCCGGCGCCGCCCTGGCCGCACCCTCGGCCGACGCGGCGGCGTCCACGACCTCGCACCGGCTCACCACCGCGCGATCCTGTGCGGTCGCCAGCAAGCCGGGCATGATGGCGTGTTCCGCCCTGAAGGTCACCAGCGGCGCCGACTCGCTGGCCCCGGCCGCCCGTTCGGCGTCGGGCGTGGTCAACCCCGCCGCCACGCCGTCCGGTTACGGCCCGGCCGACCTGCACAGCGCGTACGCGCTCCCCACCACCGGCGGTTCCGGCGCGACGATCGCCATCGTCGACGCGCAGGACGACCCCAACGCCGAGTCGAACCTCGCGACGTACCGGTCCACGTTCGGCCTGACCCCGTGCACCACGGCCAACGGGTGCTTCAAGAAGGTCGGCCAGAACGGCACCGGCTCGCTGCCGAGCCCGGACGCGGGCTGGGCCGAGGAGATCTCGCTCGACCTGGACATGGCCAGCGCGATCTGCCCGCAGTGCCACATCCTGCTCGTGGAGGCGAACTCGGCGTCCATGGCGAACCTGGGCACGTCCGTGAACACCGCGGTCTCGCTCGGCGCGAAGTACGTGTCCAACAGCTACGGCGGCGGCGAGTCGTCCTCGGACACCTCGTACGACAGCCTGTACTTCAACCACCCCGGCGTGGCGATCACGGTCAGCTCGGGCGATAACGGCTACGGCGTCGAATACCCGGCGGCCTCGCGCTACGTCACCGCGATCGGCGGCACCACGCTGAAGCGGTCGAGCACGCCCCGCGGCTGGACCGAGACCGCCTGGTCCGGCGCCGGCTCCGGCTGCTCGCGCTACGACGCCAAGCCGACCTGGCAGAAGGACACCGGCTGCACCCGCCGTACGGTCGCCGACGTCTCCGCGGTCGCCGACCCCGCCACCGGTGTCGCGGTCTACGACACCTACGGCGGCGACCCGGGCTGGGAGGTCTTCGGCGGCACCAGCGTCTCCTCGCCGATCATCGCCGCGGTCTACGCGCTCGCGGGCACCCCGTCCGCCGGCTCGTACCCCGCGTCCTTCCCGTACGCCCACCCGTCGGCGCTCAACGACGTCACCAGCGGCTCGAACGGCTCGTGCGGCGGCTCGTACCTGTGCACGGCAGGCCCGGGCTACGACGGACCGACCGGTCTGGGCACCCCGAACGGCGTGACGGCCTTCCAGGGCTGA
- a CDS encoding DUF1206 domain-containing protein: MVEVCGRAGFVARGVIYVLIGVLAVRIAFADSGGQQADRGGALAEIAHKPFGGVMLWLLGIALIGMAIWRLSEAAFGQPGPDGDKAGKRAAAAGRCVFYGFVSYSVLAYAVGDKGSGSGSTDKRTDDVTARVLDWPGGQWIVAIAGVAVACTGLWIAARAVMHKYRKHLKMSEMSPVERKAVDVLGVFGGSARGIVFATAGAFAVAAAVQHTPGKSKGMDDTLRSFTGTPAGPWLLVLIAVGLIAFGVFSWANARWRKV, encoded by the coding sequence ATGGTGGAAGTCTGCGGTCGCGCGGGCTTCGTGGCACGCGGGGTGATCTACGTCCTGATCGGCGTGCTGGCGGTACGGATCGCGTTCGCCGACAGCGGCGGCCAGCAGGCCGACCGCGGCGGCGCGCTCGCGGAGATCGCGCACAAGCCCTTCGGCGGCGTCATGCTGTGGCTGCTGGGCATCGCGCTGATCGGCATGGCGATATGGCGGCTGTCCGAGGCGGCCTTCGGGCAGCCGGGACCTGACGGCGACAAGGCGGGCAAGCGCGCCGCGGCGGCCGGCCGCTGTGTCTTCTACGGCTTCGTGTCGTATTCCGTGCTCGCCTACGCGGTCGGTGACAAGGGCAGCGGCAGCGGATCGACCGACAAGCGGACCGACGACGTGACCGCCAGGGTCCTGGACTGGCCGGGCGGCCAGTGGATCGTGGCGATCGCCGGTGTCGCCGTGGCCTGCACGGGCCTGTGGATCGCGGCACGCGCCGTCATGCACAAGTACCGCAAGCACCTGAAGATGTCGGAGATGTCCCCGGTGGAGCGCAAAGCGGTCGACGTGCTCGGGGTGTTCGGGGGATCGGCACGGGGCATCGTGTTCGCCACCGCGGGCGCCTTCGCCGTGGCGGCGGCCGTCCAGCACACACCGGGCAAGTCCAAGGGCATGGACGACACGCTCCGCTCCTTCACCGGCACCCCGGCGGGGCCGTGGCTGCTGGTCCTCATCGCCGTCGGCCTGATCGCCTTCGGCGTGTTCTCCTGGGCGAACGCCCGGTGGCGCAAGGTCTGA